A portion of the Bacillus thuringiensis genome contains these proteins:
- a CDS encoding ABC transporter ATP-binding protein has product MAQILSLENVTLAVEKENSKQAIVKHVSFSINEGEIVALVGESGSGKSVTAQSIIGLNQESIHIDDGNIAFQAKELTNLQESEWNQIRGKDISFIFQDPLSSLNPTMKVGKQITEVVLQHEKKSKREAKEIAINLLTDLGIHEAEKRFEQYPHQLSGGMRQRICLAIAFACHPKLVIADEPTTALDVTIQKQIMGLLKERKEKQNTSILLITHDLALVREVADRVVVMYGGRVVEKGTIQEVIGSPKHPYTKSLLQAIPNMDDSEKVLRAIEGTTPSIETLNSFGCPFVNRCPVAIKECIHRFPERTTYSKEHSSHCWQHVLEHNKAKSKEKVNAS; this is encoded by the coding sequence ATGGCACAAATCTTATCTTTAGAAAACGTAACGTTAGCCGTTGAAAAAGAGAATAGTAAGCAAGCGATTGTGAAACATGTTTCCTTTTCTATTAACGAAGGTGAAATAGTTGCACTTGTAGGAGAAAGTGGTTCAGGAAAAAGTGTCACAGCACAATCCATTATCGGCTTGAATCAAGAATCAATTCATATTGATGATGGAAATATAGCTTTCCAAGCAAAGGAATTAACGAATTTACAAGAGTCAGAATGGAATCAAATTCGCGGAAAAGATATTTCCTTTATATTTCAAGATCCGCTTTCATCTTTAAACCCAACGATGAAGGTAGGCAAACAAATTACAGAAGTAGTTTTGCAACATGAGAAAAAATCGAAAAGAGAAGCAAAGGAAATTGCGATTAACTTGTTAACAGATTTAGGGATACATGAAGCAGAGAAACGCTTTGAACAGTACCCACATCAATTAAGCGGAGGTATGAGGCAGCGTATTTGTTTAGCAATTGCGTTTGCTTGTCATCCAAAGCTTGTAATTGCAGACGAGCCGACAACAGCGTTAGATGTAACGATTCAGAAACAAATTATGGGGCTATTAAAAGAAAGAAAAGAAAAACAAAATACGAGTATTTTATTAATTACACATGATTTGGCACTTGTACGTGAAGTAGCTGATCGAGTAGTTGTTATGTACGGGGGACGTGTCGTTGAAAAAGGAACGATACAGGAGGTAATAGGTTCTCCTAAACATCCATATACGAAAAGTTTATTACAAGCAATTCCGAATATGGATGATTCCGAAAAGGTATTACGTGCTATAGAAGGAACGACACCTTCCATTGAAACATTAAATAGCTTTGGTTGTCCTTTTGTAAATCGTTGTCCAGTAGCGATAAAAGAATGTATTCATCGTTTCCCAGAGAGAACAACATATTCTAAGGAGCATAGTTCACATTGTTGGCAGCATGTTCTAGAGCATAATAAAGCGAAATCAAAAGAGAAGGTGAATGCCTCATGA